One window of Oncorhynchus nerka isolate Pitt River unplaced genomic scaffold, Oner_Uvic_2.0 unplaced_scaffold_1005, whole genome shotgun sequence genomic DNA carries:
- the LOC135570282 gene encoding hatching enzyme 1.2-like has protein sequence MEQSPSLTLLLLLLLGLSQANPLMEDGSGPEILTDNPEAVDITERILTTNNGSSQFLLEGDMVAPTTRNAMICYRYNQRCFWQKGSNGLVEVPYTVSSSFSSSDKQGIENALRAFPSKTCIRFVPRQNQVDFISYEPRDGCWSSLGRVGGQQTVSLQMDGCVYFGIIQHETLHALGFQHEQTRSDRDEYVTINWSNIDSNNAFNFDRSNTNNLNTPYDYSSVMHYGKTAFSVNGMDTITPIPNPNVPIGQRQGLSTTDILRINRLYGC, from the exons ATGGAACAAAGCCCCTCTCTcaccctgctgctgctactgctgctgggccTCTCTCAGGCCAACCCTCTCATGGAGGATGGAAGTGGACCAGAGATCCTAACAGACAACCCTGAGGCTGTAGACATCACTGAGAGAATTCTGACCACTAATAACGGCTCCAGTCAGTTCCTGTTGGAGGGGGACATGGTGGCACCAACAACCAGAAACGCCATGATTTGCTATAGGTAcaaccaac GGTGCTTCTGGCAAAAAGGCTCCAACGGACTGGTTGAAGTGCCCTACACAGTGAGCAGTAGCTTCAGTTCCTCTGACAAGCAGGGCATTGAAAACGCCCTCCGGGCCTTCCCTTCCAAGACCTGCATTCGCTTCGTGCCTCGGCAGAATCAGGTTGACTTCATCAGCTACGAGCCCAGAGACGGGTGCTGGTCCTCTCTTGGGAGAGTGGGAGGCCAACAGACGGTCTCTCTCCAAATGGACGGCTGCGTTTACTTCGGCATCATTCAGCACGAGACTCTCCACGCTCTGGGCTTCCAGCACGAACAAACCAGGAGCGACCGTGACGAGTACGTCACCATCAACTGGAGTAACATCGACTCTAACAACGCCTTTAACTTTGATCGATCAAACACCAACAACCTGAACACTCCCTATGACTACAGCTCTGTCATGCACTATGGAAAAACAGCCTTCTCTGTCAACGGGATGGACACCATCACCCCCATCCCCAACCCCAACGTGCCCATCGGCCAGAGACAGGGGTTGTCCACCACGGACATCCTGAGGATCAACAGACTCTACGGCTGCTGA
- the LOC135570284 gene encoding hatching enzyme 1.2-like → MEQSPSLTLLLLLLGLSQANPLMEDGSGPEILTDNPEAVDITERILTTNNGSSQFLLEGDMVAPTTRNAMICYSAGCFWNKGSNGLVEVPYTVSSSFSSSDKQGIGNALRAFTSQTCIRFVPWQNQVDFISYEPRDGCWSSLGRVGGQQTVSLQMDGCVYFGIIQHETLHALGFQHEQTRSDRDEYVTINWSNIDSNNAFNFDRSNTNNLNTPYDYSSVMHYGKTAFSVNGMDTITPIPNPNVPIGQRQGLSTTDILRINRLYGC, encoded by the exons ATGGAGCAAAGCCCCTCTCtcaccctgctgctgctgctgctgggcctCTCTCAGGCCAACCCTCTCATGGAGGATGGAAGTGGACCAGAGATCCTAACAGACAACCCTGAGGCTGTAGACATCACTGAGAGAATTCTGACCACTAATAACGGCTCCAGTCAGTTCCTGTTGGAGGGGGACATGGTGGCACCAACAACCAGAAACGCCATGATTTGCTATAG TGCAGGGTGCTTCTGGAACAAAGGCTCCAACGGACTGGTTGAAGTGCCCTACACAGTGAGCAGTAGCTTCAGTTCCTCTGACAAGCAGGGCATTGGAAACGCCCTCCGGGCCTTCACTTCCCAGACCTGCATTCGCTTCGTGCCTTGGCAGAATCAGGTTGACTTCATCAGCTACGAGCCCAGAGACGGGTGCTGGTCCTCTCTTGGGAGAGTGGGAGGCCAACAGACGGTCTCTCTCCAAATGGACGGCTGCGTTTACTTCGGCATCATTCAGCACGAGACTCTCCACGCTCTGGGCTTCCAGCACGAACAAACCAGGAGCGACCGTGACGAGTACGTCACCATCAACTGGAGTAACATCGACTCTAACAACGCCTTTAACTTTGATCGATCAAACACCAACAACCTGAACACTCCCTATGACTACAGCTCTGTCATGCACTATGGAAAAACAGCCTTCTCTGTCAACGGGATGGACACCATCACCCCCATCCCCAACCCCAACGTGCCCATCGGACAGAGACAGGGGTTGTCCACCACGGACATCCTGAGGATCAACAGACTCTACGGCTGCTGA